Proteins co-encoded in one Neofelis nebulosa isolate mNeoNeb1 chromosome 2, mNeoNeb1.pri, whole genome shotgun sequence genomic window:
- the AKR1A1 gene encoding aldo-keto reductase family 1 member A1: MAASCVLLHTGQKMPLIGLGTWKSDPGQVKAAVKYALSVGYRHIDCAAIYGNETEIGEALKENVGPGKVVPREEVFVTSKLWNTKHHPEDVEPALRKTLADLQLEYLDLYLMHWPYAFERGDNPFPKNVDGTIRYDSTHYKETWKALEALVDKGLVRALGLSNFSSRQIDDVLSVASVRPAVLQVECHPYLAQKELIAHCQARGLEVTAYSPLGSSDRAWRDPNEPVLLEEPVVLALAEKYGRSPAQILLRWQVQRKVISIPKSITPSRILQNIQVFDFTFSPEEMKQLDTLNKNWRYIVPMITVDGKRVPRDAGHPLYPFNDPY; encoded by the exons ATGGCGGCTTCATGTGTCCTCCTGCACACTGGGCAGAAAATGCCCCTGATTGGACTGGGCACCTGGAAGAGCGATCCTGGCCAG GTAAAGGCTGCTGTTAAGTACGCCCTGAGTGTAGGCTACCGCCACATTGACTGTGCTGCTATTTATGGCAATGAGACGGAGATTGGGGAGGCCTTGAAGGAGAATGTGGGACCTGGCAAG GTGGTGCCTCGAGAGGAGGTGTTTGTGACTTCCAAGCTGTGGAACACTAAACACCACCCTGAGGATGTGGAGCCTGCCCTCCGGAAGACACTGGCTGACCTCCAGCTGGAGTATTTGGACCTGTACCTAATGCACTGGCCTTATGCCTTTGA GCGAGGAGACAACCCTTTCCCTAAGAATGTTGATGGGACTATCCGCTATGATTCTACCCACTACAAGGAGACCTGGAAGGCTCTGGAGGCACTGGTGGATAAGGGGCTGGTACGGGCACTGGGCCTGTCCAACTTCAGCAGTCGGCAGATTGATGACGTGCTCAGTGTGGCGTCTGTGCGCCCAGCTGTCTTGCAG GTGGAATGCCACCCATACCTGGCTCAGAAGGAGCTGATTGCCCACTGCCAAGCACGTGGCCTGGAGGTGACTGCTTATAGTCCTCTGGGCTCCTCTGATCGTGCTTGGCGTGATCCTAATGAGCCTGTCCTACTGGAGGAGCCAGTGGTCTTGGCACTGGCTGAAAAGTATGGCCGGTCTCCGGCTCAGATCCTGCTCAG GTGGCAGGTCCAGCGGAAAGTGATCTCCATCCCCAAGAGTATCACACCTTCACGTATCCTTCAGAACATCCAG GTGTTTGACTTCACCTTTAGCCCAGAAGAGATGAAGCAGTTAGACACCCTGAATAAAAATTGGCGATATATTGTGCCCATGATCACT gTGGATGGGAAGAGGGTCCCGAGAGATGCAGGGCACCCTCTGTATCCTTTTAATGATCCATACTGA